Proteins encoded together in one Citromicrobium bathyomarinum window:
- a CDS encoding GAF domain-containing protein codes for MEDREKKRLQTLHGYRLLDTPPEPEFDDVVRRAAERFGTPIALMSLVDADRQWFKAKVGLDVDETPRSVAFCAYAIQGDDVMVVEDARDDERFSRNPLVLDDPSIRFYAGAPVTAEGGDKLGTICIIDRRPRHDFSEADREALTKLAAEVSRMLGSAKEMARTG; via the coding sequence ATGGAAGATCGTGAAAAAAAGCGCCTGCAGACGCTCCACGGCTACCGTTTGCTCGACACCCCGCCCGAGCCGGAATTCGATGATGTCGTAAGGCGGGCCGCAGAGCGCTTCGGCACCCCGATTGCGCTCATGTCGCTGGTCGACGCCGACAGGCAGTGGTTCAAGGCGAAGGTCGGCCTCGATGTCGACGAGACGCCGCGCTCGGTCGCATTCTGTGCCTATGCCATTCAGGGCGATGACGTGATGGTGGTGGAAGATGCCAGGGACGACGAGCGTTTCAGCCGCAATCCTCTGGTCCTCGATGATCCATCGATCCGCTTCTACGCGGGCGCTCCGGTGACCGCAGAAGGTGGAGACAAGCTGGGCACGATCTGCATCATCGATCGCAGGCCGAGGCATGATTTCAGCGAGGCGGACAGGGAAGCCCTGACCAAACTGGCGGCTGAAGTCAGCCGGATGCTGGGATCGGCCAAAGAAATGGCCCGCACTGGCTAG